In Bacteroidota bacterium, the following are encoded in one genomic region:
- a CDS encoding outer membrane beta-barrel protein → MKIPTLILLFNILSSLLSAQSHVIAIKTGFSWTNISSSLHEYEFQNNYIAGISYDYKVNKNLSLGCEFLYEERGGNLIFTFNHSNGNPQEQYTIPYEFNYLSLPIKLSYTIGNVFFGFCSIGVCPAMLRNSIVTYPDGYLDHFVDPMATIPPTYSKFDFAGFSEIGCGYKLSDRFSIDISGRFQQSTTLLIENLDGNNYGVTIGLGLKYYF, encoded by the coding sequence ATGAAAATCCCGACTTTAATATTATTATTTAACATATTATCCAGCCTGTTGTCGGCACAATCACATGTGATTGCTATTAAAACTGGTTTCAGCTGGACAAACATTTCAAGCAGTTTGCATGAATATGAATTTCAAAATAATTACATCGCGGGAATCTCTTATGATTACAAGGTAAACAAAAATCTTTCTTTGGGGTGCGAATTCCTTTACGAAGAGCGAGGTGGAAATTTAATATTTACATTTAATCATTCAAATGGAAATCCTCAAGAGCAATATACAATTCCATATGAATTTAATTACCTTTCATTACCTATTAAGTTAAGTTATACAATTGGAAATGTTTTTTTTGGTTTCTGCAGTATTGGTGTTTGTCCAGCTATGCTTAGAAATTCAATTGTGACATACCCAGATGGATACCTTGATCATTTTGTAGATCCAATGGCAACAATTCCTCCAACATATTCAAAATTCGATTTCGCAGGTTTTTCCGAAATTGGTTGCGGATACAAATTGTCAGACCGGTTTTCAATTGATATATCAGGTCGATTTCAACAAAGTACCACACTGCTTATAGAAAATCTAGATGGTAATAATTATGGAGTGACAATCGGACTCGGGCTGAAATATTACTTTTAA